The following are encoded together in the Magnetospirillum gryphiswaldense MSR-1 v2 genome:
- a CDS encoding phage capsid protein — MSTSVINGYSKDYGAQVHAAYQRQGTKLRNTVRTRNNVTGAIAVFQKVGKGSASTKARHGKVPVMNVDHQTVECQLYDYYAGDWLDKLDELKIEHDERAVLVNAGAYALGRKTDELIIAELDKSTNYALDGTTALTKDKVLAAFEMLGEADVPDDGERYAVVGWKQWSDLLQIAEFSDADYVGDDDLPWKGTQAKNWLGTLWMPHSGLTKSGSVRHCYWYHKTAIGHAVGSEVKSEITYHGDRAAWFCNNMMSQGSALIDPAGVVSLRCLEA; from the coding sequence ATGTCGACTTCGGTCATCAACGGTTACTCGAAGGATTACGGCGCCCAGGTCCATGCCGCCTATCAGCGCCAGGGCACCAAGCTCAGGAACACCGTGCGCACCCGCAACAACGTCACCGGCGCCATCGCCGTATTCCAGAAGGTGGGCAAAGGCAGCGCCAGCACCAAGGCCCGGCACGGCAAGGTGCCGGTCATGAACGTCGATCACCAGACGGTGGAATGCCAGCTTTACGACTATTACGCCGGCGACTGGCTGGACAAGCTGGACGAATTGAAGATCGAGCACGACGAACGCGCCGTCCTCGTCAATGCCGGCGCCTATGCCCTGGGCCGCAAGACCGACGAACTGATCATCGCTGAGTTGGACAAGTCCACCAATTACGCCCTCGACGGCACCACCGCCCTGACCAAGGACAAGGTGTTGGCGGCGTTTGAAATGCTGGGCGAGGCCGATGTGCCCGACGACGGCGAGCGTTACGCCGTGGTCGGCTGGAAGCAATGGTCCGATCTGTTGCAGATCGCCGAGTTTTCCGACGCCGATTATGTCGGCGACGACGATTTGCCGTGGAAGGGCACCCAGGCCAAGAACTGGCTGGGCACCTTGTGGATGCCCCATTCCGGTCTGACCAAGTCCGGCAGTGTCCGCCATTGCTATTGGTACCACAAGACCGCCATCGGCCACGCCGTCGGCTCGGAAGTGAAGTCGGAAATCACCTATCACGGCGATCGCGCCGCTTGGTTCTGCAACAACATGATGTCGCAGGGCTCAGCCCTGATCGACCCGGCCGGCGTGGTGTCGCTGCGCTGCCTGGAAGCGTAA
- a CDS encoding methyl-accepting chemotaxis sensory transducer, producing the protein MTQVENTARGASGTQRTDRIEARANALLSDCRRAFHAFGELDELAENLRILSLNAELAAGRAGDKGRAVRALTQYTRELVNRLAQIRGEMNQLRTRTETLSQKIEDELKQLRSIEESSADGADSTQFAEMMRALVDKLDDLSSNVEDLSRRAHGVEEVVSQSDSIATNIAIEAAAAGVHEKEFRTVSDTMRRYVDNLRTMIDDASDAVRRALEKVDSLRRLGIENLQGLRG; encoded by the coding sequence ATGACTCAAGTCGAAAACACGGCGCGCGGCGCCTCCGGCACTCAGCGCACCGATCGCATCGAGGCGCGCGCCAATGCGCTGCTCAGCGATTGCCGCCGCGCCTTCCATGCTTTTGGCGAACTGGACGAGCTGGCGGAAAACCTGCGCATCTTGTCGCTGAACGCCGAATTGGCCGCCGGTCGCGCCGGCGACAAGGGCCGCGCCGTTCGCGCCCTGACCCAGTACACCCGCGAACTGGTCAACCGTCTGGCCCAGATCCGGGGCGAGATGAACCAGCTGCGCACCCGCACCGAAACCCTGTCGCAGAAGATCGAAGACGAACTCAAGCAGTTGCGCAGCATCGAGGAATCCTCGGCTGACGGCGCCGACAGCACCCAGTTCGCCGAGATGATGCGCGCCCTGGTCGACAAGCTGGACGATCTGTCGTCCAACGTCGAAGACCTGTCGCGGCGGGCCCATGGCGTCGAGGAAGTGGTCAGCCAGTCCGATTCCATCGCCACCAACATCGCCATCGAAGCCGCCGCCGCCGGTGTCCACGAAAAGGAATTCCGCACGGTGTCCGACACCATGCGCCGCTACGTCGACAACCTGCGCACCATGATCGATGACGCCTCCGACGCCGTTCGCCGCGCCCTCGAGAAGGTCGATTCGCTGCGCCGTCTCGGTATCGAGAACCTGCAAGGCCTGCGCGGCTGA
- a CDS encoding DUF2934 domain-containing protein → MSAMHEQVRELAYRLWQEDGAPEGRAMDYWLQAEAALTAIPAKPKAAPKAKTSAAKPAAAKAKTAEPKAKKSPAKPKA, encoded by the coding sequence ATGAGCGCCATGCACGAACAGGTTCGGGAATTGGCTTATCGTCTATGGCAAGAGGACGGCGCGCCGGAAGGACGGGCCATGGATTACTGGCTGCAGGCGGAGGCCGCCTTGACCGCCATCCCGGCCAAACCCAAAGCGGCACCTAAGGCTAAGACCAGCGCGGCAAAGCCCGCCGCCGCCAAGGCGAAAACGGCGGAACCCAAGGCCAAGAAAAGTCCGGCCAAGCCCAAGGCCTGA
- a CDS encoding CBS domain-containing protein — MTVEDVLRDKGHEVHTIGSGASLHEAAGLMLDRNIGALLCVDGSGGIIGILSERDLTRSMAMHGHEAIDRTVSQCMNRDVIACRADDEVGNLLSIMTETRCRHLPVVHEGRVIGLVSIGDLIKAEHRL; from the coding sequence ATGACCGTTGAAGATGTCCTGCGCGACAAGGGCCACGAAGTTCACACCATCGGTTCGGGTGCCAGTCTGCACGAAGCGGCCGGGCTGATGTTGGATCGCAATATCGGCGCCTTGCTGTGTGTCGATGGCAGCGGCGGCATCATCGGTATTCTGTCGGAGCGCGACCTGACCCGCAGCATGGCCATGCATGGCCATGAAGCCATCGATCGTACGGTCAGCCAATGCATGAATCGGGACGTCATCGCCTGCCGTGCCGACGACGAGGTCGGCAACCTGCTGTCGATCATGACCGAGACCCGCTGCCGCCATCTGCCGGTGGTGCACGAAGGCCGGGTCATCGGCTTGGTTTCCATCGGCGACCTGATCAAGGCCGAACATCGGCTTTGA
- a CDS encoding diguanylate cyclase, with protein MRDTGPGKRCSVSSMGVTGALLLALTFAAILLVVDLFDGRNRILAERADMALQKSQFMSQWFGTTIVATDYVLRDIIGKVRPDDLVYPDPDPQHFQRMQALIRDKLATLPGVEGITLYSKDCVFTASANPKLLGFRSNQKFCTDKSELIGPEARIQYIPMDKSATRRPMILVSRNLVSTDGHLQGGALAAIDLALAQDWISSFTVGPNDVLALVDSDGTLLARNPPLPQAIGTRSPSPPGQPTFGETRSSANFTAISPLDGRERIFGISKIENIPVLLIVGYDKNGTLHEWERRTWQLSAGFVILLALSLVVRRSHLRALAQREALRKLATTDTLTGIANRRQLIETGEHEVARAHRYGHALSVLILDIDHFKVINDTWGHPTGDRAIQNVAKAMARLVRDQDTAGRLGGEEFAIILPETDAAGAAIMAERLRQSIETATTTQADDGTVIHFTVSIGTASLGAQESTFDSLLNRADKGLYQAKGSGRNRVMAAE; from the coding sequence GTGCGCGACACCGGACCAGGAAAGCGCTGTTCCGTCTCGTCCATGGGCGTCACCGGCGCCTTGCTTCTTGCGTTGACGTTCGCCGCTATCCTGCTGGTCGTCGATCTATTCGACGGCCGCAACCGGATATTGGCGGAGAGGGCCGACATGGCCTTGCAGAAAAGCCAGTTCATGAGCCAATGGTTCGGCACCACCATTGTGGCGACGGATTATGTTCTGCGCGACATCATCGGCAAGGTCCGCCCCGACGATCTGGTCTACCCCGATCCCGATCCGCAGCATTTCCAGCGCATGCAGGCCCTGATCCGCGACAAACTGGCCACCCTTCCCGGTGTCGAGGGCATCACCCTTTACAGCAAGGATTGCGTGTTCACCGCTTCGGCGAACCCGAAATTGCTTGGATTCCGTAGCAATCAAAAATTTTGTACCGACAAAAGCGAACTGATCGGCCCAGAAGCCCGCATCCAATACATCCCCATGGACAAATCGGCGACCCGCCGCCCCATGATTCTGGTGTCCCGCAATCTGGTCTCCACCGACGGACACTTGCAGGGCGGCGCCCTGGCCGCCATTGATCTGGCCCTGGCCCAAGACTGGATTTCCAGCTTCACCGTCGGCCCCAACGACGTCCTGGCCCTGGTGGATTCCGACGGCACCTTGCTGGCTCGCAACCCGCCGCTGCCCCAGGCCATCGGCACTCGCAGCCCATCGCCGCCCGGCCAGCCCACTTTTGGCGAGACCCGATCCAGCGCCAACTTCACCGCAATCTCCCCGCTGGATGGACGCGAACGCATCTTCGGCATCAGCAAGATCGAGAACATCCCGGTGCTGCTGATCGTCGGTTACGACAAGAACGGCACCCTGCACGAGTGGGAAAGACGGACCTGGCAGTTGTCGGCGGGCTTCGTCATCCTGCTGGCTTTGTCGCTGGTGGTCCGCCGCTCGCATCTACGCGCCCTGGCTCAGCGCGAGGCATTGCGCAAGCTGGCCACCACCGACACCCTGACCGGTATCGCCAACCGCCGCCAATTGATCGAAACCGGCGAACACGAGGTCGCCCGCGCCCACCGCTATGGTCATGCCCTGTCCGTCCTGATTCTGGACATCGACCACTTCAAGGTCATCAACGACACCTGGGGACACCCCACCGGCGACCGTGCCATCCAAAATGTCGCCAAGGCGATGGCCCGTCTGGTGCGGGATCAGGATACCGCCGGTCGCCTGGGTGGCGAGGAATTCGCCATCATCCTGCCCGAAACCGACGCGGCGGGAGCCGCGATCATGGCCGAACGCCTGCGTCAGAGCATCGAAACGGCAACGACGACCCAAGCGGATGACGGCACCGTCATCCACTTTACCGTCAGCATCGGCACCGCCAGCCTGGGCGCGCAGGAATCCACCTTCGACAGCCTGCTGAACCGGGCGGACAAAGGGCTGTACCAAGCCAAGGGATCCGGTCGCAACCGGGTCATGGCGGCGGAATAA
- a CDS encoding DUF485 domain-containing protein, producing MDDHIYERVVAHPKYAELMSKRNRFALLLSAIVLVVFYSFVAVATLKPALFAAPLSEGLTWCVGLVAGFAIQAFAFVMTGVYVYRANGEFDALNRILIEEAGR from the coding sequence ATGGACGATCACATTTATGAACGGGTGGTAGCCCACCCCAAATATGCCGAGTTGATGAGCAAGCGCAATCGCTTCGCCCTGTTGCTTTCGGCCATCGTGCTGGTGGTGTTCTACAGCTTCGTCGCCGTCGCCACCCTGAAGCCGGCCTTGTTCGCAGCGCCGCTGTCCGAAGGGCTGACCTGGTGCGTCGGTCTGGTCGCCGGCTTCGCCATCCAGGCTTTCGCCTTCGTCATGACCGGTGTTTACGTGTACCGCGCCAATGGCGAGTTCGACGCGCTGAACCGCATCCTGATCGAGGAGGCGGGCCGATGA
- a CDS encoding cation acetate symporter: protein MIRALVILAALAAPTAALAAGGAIDGAVQKQSVNVMAIAMFLAFVAGTLGITYWASKRTRSASDFYTAGGGITGFQNGLAIAGDYMSAAAFLGVSGMVFGKGVDGVFYTVGWTVGWPLILFMIAERLRNLGKFTFADVASYRLSQTPIRSLAATGALAVVVFYLIAQMVGAGKLIQLLFGLEYSYAVVLVGVLMMAYVTFGGMLATTWVQIIKACLLLGGCTVLVVLSLVYFGFNPEVLMQSAVSNHKAGATILAPSSSISDPITAISLSLALMCGPAGLPHILMRFFTVPDAKAARKSVFYATGFIGYFFILAVMIGFSAITIVGTNPAYLDQAGKIIGGGNMAAIHLSKAVGGDVFLGFISAVAFATILAVVSGLALAGASAVSHDLYARVIKKGSATEREEMLVGRVAVLVLGVLAIILGLLFENQNIAFMVSLAFGLAASVNFPVLLLSIFWSGLTTRGAFIGGFLGLISAVTFVVLGPAVWVNVLGNKAPLFPYEHYALFSMTIAFVGIWLFSMFDNSERAAIDRAAFRFQRVRSETGLGAEAAVAH, encoded by the coding sequence ATGATCCGCGCACTCGTCATCTTGGCTGCGCTGGCCGCCCCCACCGCCGCCCTGGCCGCTGGTGGCGCCATCGACGGCGCCGTGCAAAAGCAATCGGTCAACGTCATGGCTATCGCCATGTTCCTGGCCTTCGTCGCCGGCACCTTGGGCATCACCTATTGGGCGTCCAAGCGGACCCGTTCGGCCAGCGACTTCTATACCGCCGGCGGCGGCATCACCGGCTTTCAGAACGGCTTGGCCATTGCTGGCGATTATATGTCGGCGGCCGCTTTCCTCGGTGTTTCCGGCATGGTCTTCGGCAAGGGTGTGGACGGCGTGTTCTATACCGTCGGCTGGACCGTCGGCTGGCCGCTGATCCTGTTCATGATCGCCGAACGTCTGCGCAATCTGGGCAAGTTCACCTTCGCCGACGTGGCCAGCTATCGCCTGAGCCAAACCCCGATCCGCTCGCTCGCCGCCACCGGTGCCCTGGCGGTGGTGGTGTTCTACCTGATCGCCCAGATGGTCGGGGCCGGCAAGCTGATCCAGTTGCTGTTCGGCCTGGAATATTCCTATGCCGTCGTCCTGGTCGGTGTGCTGATGATGGCCTATGTCACCTTCGGCGGCATGCTCGCCACCACCTGGGTGCAGATCATCAAGGCCTGCCTGCTGCTGGGCGGCTGCACCGTGCTGGTCGTGCTGTCCTTGGTCTATTTCGGCTTCAACCCGGAAGTGCTGATGCAAAGCGCGGTCAGCAATCACAAGGCCGGCGCCACCATCCTGGCCCCGTCCTCGTCCATCTCGGACCCCATCACCGCCATTTCGCTGTCGCTGGCGTTGATGTGCGGCCCGGCGGGCCTGCCACATATCCTGATGCGTTTCTTCACCGTGCCCGATGCCAAGGCGGCGCGTAAAAGCGTGTTCTACGCCACCGGCTTCATCGGCTATTTCTTCATTCTGGCGGTGATGATCGGCTTCTCGGCCATCACCATCGTCGGCACCAACCCGGCTTACCTGGATCAGGCCGGCAAGATCATCGGCGGCGGCAACATGGCCGCCATCCACCTGTCCAAGGCGGTGGGCGGCGACGTCTTCCTCGGCTTCATCTCGGCGGTGGCCTTCGCCACCATCCTGGCGGTGGTCTCGGGTCTGGCCCTGGCCGGCGCCTCGGCGGTCAGCCACGATCTTTACGCCCGCGTCATCAAGAAAGGCAGCGCCACCGAGCGCGAGGAAATGTTGGTGGGCCGCGTGGCGGTGCTGGTCCTGGGTGTCCTCGCCATCATTCTCGGATTGTTGTTCGAGAACCAGAACATCGCCTTCATGGTGTCCCTGGCCTTCGGCTTGGCGGCGTCGGTCAACTTCCCGGTGCTGCTCTTGTCCATCTTCTGGAGCGGCCTGACCACCCGGGGCGCCTTCATCGGCGGCTTCCTCGGGCTGATCTCGGCGGTGACCTTCGTCGTGCTGGGTCCGGCGGTGTGGGTCAATGTCTTGGGGAACAAGGCGCCGCTGTTCCCTTATGAACACTACGCCCTGTTCTCCATGACCATCGCCTTCGTCGGTATCTGGCTGTTCTCGATGTTCGACAACTCGGAACGGGCGGCAATCGACCGCGCCGCCTTCCGCTTCCAGCGGGTGCGGTCGGAAACCGGCCTAGGCGCCGAAGCGGCGGTGGCCCACTGA
- a CDS encoding fructosamine kinase family protein, with protein MTPELVRQVERYTGRKVAGARAMARGTSAAVWQVDLTNGGKVVAKTGPAVAVEGWMLRLLAAQTRMPVPHVIHDGDDLLLMDYVPAGDPLDDAAQRHAAQILADLHRHTWHSFGLDRDTVIGGLTQSNVPAVRWLEFFRDQRLLAMARKALDCGHLPMVMMDGIERLAARLGNWIMEPERPALVHGDCWGGNILVKGGRVAAFIDPALYYGHGEMDLAFSTMFGTFGDDFFAVYGELNPIEPGFFEERRDLYLLYPLLVHVRLFGGPYVGGVERLLDRFL; from the coding sequence GTGACGCCGGAACTGGTGCGGCAGGTCGAGCGTTATACCGGACGCAAGGTGGCCGGGGCGCGGGCCATGGCCCGCGGCACGAGCGCAGCGGTCTGGCAGGTGGATTTGACCAATGGCGGCAAGGTGGTGGCCAAGACCGGCCCCGCCGTCGCGGTGGAGGGCTGGATGCTGCGCCTGCTGGCCGCCCAGACCCGCATGCCGGTTCCCCATGTGATCCATGATGGCGATGATTTGTTGTTGATGGATTATGTCCCCGCCGGCGATCCCCTGGATGATGCGGCCCAGCGCCATGCCGCCCAGATTCTGGCCGATTTGCACCGTCACACCTGGCATTCCTTCGGCCTCGACCGCGATACGGTGATCGGCGGTTTGACGCAAAGCAATGTTCCCGCCGTTCGCTGGCTGGAGTTCTTCCGCGATCAGCGGCTGCTGGCCATGGCCCGGAAAGCCCTGGATTGCGGGCACCTGCCCATGGTGATGATGGATGGCATCGAGCGTCTGGCCGCGCGTTTGGGCAATTGGATCATGGAACCGGAGCGCCCGGCCCTGGTTCACGGTGATTGCTGGGGCGGCAATATCCTGGTCAAGGGCGGTCGGGTGGCGGCGTTCATCGACCCGGCCTTGTATTACGGTCATGGCGAGATGGATTTGGCCTTCTCCACCATGTTCGGTACCTTCGGCGATGATTTTTTCGCCGTCTATGGCGAGTTGAACCCCATCGAACCCGGCTTCTTCGAAGAACGCCGGGATCTTTATCTGCTTTACCCGCTGCTGGTGCATGTGCGGCTGTTCGGCGGCCCCTATGTGGGCGGGGTCGAGCGGTTGCTGGACCGCTTTCTCTGA
- a CDS encoding low molecular weight protein-tyrosine-phosphatase: MIKVLFVCTGNICRSPTAEGVFRALVETHGLSDHIMVDSAGTHAYHVGEPPDSRSAAAARKRGIDLSSQRARKVKASDFDDFDLVLAMDRSHQQSLIQLCPKAQEDKVRLFLSFAPELGLRDVPDPYYGAGDGFERVLDMIEAGSRGLLDHVRTRLA; encoded by the coding sequence ATGATTAAAGTTCTGTTCGTCTGTACCGGCAATATCTGTCGTTCCCCCACCGCCGAGGGCGTGTTCCGCGCCCTGGTGGAAACCCACGGCCTATCAGACCATATCATGGTTGATTCCGCCGGTACCCATGCCTATCACGTGGGTGAACCGCCGGATAGCCGTTCCGCCGCCGCCGCCCGCAAGCGCGGGATCGACTTGTCGAGCCAGCGGGCGCGCAAGGTGAAGGCGTCGGATTTCGACGATTTCGATCTGGTTCTGGCCATGGACCGGTCGCATCAGCAAAGCCTGATTCAGCTGTGCCCCAAGGCGCAGGAAGACAAGGTGCGGCTGTTCTTGTCCTTTGCCCCGGAACTGGGCCTGCGCGACGTTCCCGACCCTTATTATGGCGCCGGTGACGGTTTCGAGCGGGTACTGGACATGATCGAGGCCGGATCACGCGGCCTGCTGGACCATGTCAGGACGCGGCTCGCGTGA
- the cobB gene encoding Sir2 family NAD+-dependent deacetylase, which produces MGISPSRRHRKGLHHIEVNMRPIPATGSIVVLTGAGISKESGLDTFRCEDGIWSKVRLEDVATPEGFQADPDLVHDFYNARRRSLLDPSLAPNAAHQALAELERRWPGKVLIVTQNIDDLHERAGSRNLIHMHGELLKVRCTHCALPLPWHQDLSVDHTCPDCRRTGTLRPHVVWFGEIPLQMEQIMAALMSCDLFVSVGTSGNVYPAAGFVAQVRRLGRAHTLELNLDPSEGANLFAESRHGPATRLVPEFIDQLLKD; this is translated from the coding sequence ATGGGCATATCGCCTTCCAGGCGCCATCGCAAGGGTCTTCACCACATCGAGGTCAACATGCGGCCAATCCCAGCAACCGGTTCCATCGTCGTCCTGACCGGCGCCGGTATTTCCAAGGAATCCGGCCTTGATACCTTTCGCTGCGAGGACGGCATCTGGTCCAAGGTGCGCCTGGAGGACGTCGCCACCCCCGAGGGGTTTCAGGCCGATCCCGACTTGGTGCATGATTTCTACAATGCCCGGCGACGGTCGCTGCTGGACCCATCCCTTGCTCCCAACGCCGCCCATCAGGCCCTGGCCGAGTTGGAACGGCGCTGGCCGGGCAAGGTGTTGATCGTCACCCAAAATATCGACGACCTGCACGAACGGGCCGGCAGCCGCAACCTGATCCACATGCATGGCGAATTGCTGAAAGTACGCTGCACCCATTGCGCCCTGCCGCTGCCCTGGCATCAGGATCTGAGCGTCGACCATACCTGCCCCGATTGCCGCCGCACCGGTACGCTGCGGCCCCATGTGGTGTGGTTCGGCGAAATCCCGCTGCAGATGGAACAGATCATGGCGGCGCTGATGAGTTGCGATCTGTTCGTATCGGTGGGAACGTCGGGCAATGTCTATCCGGCCGCCGGCTTCGTCGCCCAGGTGCGCCGCCTGGGTCGTGCCCATACGTTGGAGTTGAATCTGGACCCCAGCGAAGGCGCCAACCTGTTCGCCGAAAGCCGCCACGGCCCGGCAACCCGGTTGGTGCCTGAATTCATTGATCAATTGCTCAAGGATTGA
- a CDS encoding potassium transporter Kup: MTTEHAPRRNVFALMFGAIGVVFGDIGTSPLYAMKETFAGHHPLPLDRLHVLGVLSLMFWSIMLVVSAKYVAFIMRADNRGEGGSLALLALASRATHGRTGLGLLVVTLGIFAAALFYGDAVITPAISILSAVEGLQVVAPAMQHYIIPATLAIVVVLFLIQRHGTDAVGKVFGPVMLLWFTVLAVTGIRNIGLTPEVLKALSPHWAILFIANDGWTGFLALGSVVLAVTGAEALYADMGHFGKIPIRLAWYLVALPALLLQYFGQGALLLARPEAIENPLFNMAPGWAGLPLLLLATCATVIASQAVISGAFSVTRQAIQLGYLPRMTIIHTSAQEIGQVYLPVMNWMLLVVVIGLVIGFKTSSNLAAAYGIAVTGTMIITTALAGIVMVLNWGWRIRRVLVLMGVFMVLEMAFFLANSTKIPDGGWFPLAIGIVIFVLLTTWKQGRTLLMAKLSTEAMPVEDFVAALSDRVVRVPGTAIFLTGTREGVPLALLHNMKHNKVLHERVILMTVSVEEVPVVAEDRRLESMVISPGIQRLILRFGFMEDLNIPKTLAHARTDQLGFFYEPMSISYFLSRETIIPSVTPGMAPWREEIFAWMSRSATNAMDFFHLPSNRVVELGAQVEI, from the coding sequence ATGACCACGGAACACGCGCCCCGGCGCAATGTTTTTGCCCTGATGTTCGGCGCCATCGGTGTCGTCTTCGGCGATATCGGCACCTCTCCGCTTTACGCCATGAAGGAAACCTTCGCCGGTCACCATCCGCTGCCCTTGGATCGGTTGCATGTGCTGGGGGTGCTGTCCCTGATGTTCTGGTCGATCATGCTGGTGGTGTCGGCCAAATACGTCGCCTTCATCATGCGCGCCGACAATCGCGGCGAGGGCGGCTCGCTCGCCTTGCTGGCCCTGGCCAGCCGCGCCACCCACGGGCGTACCGGCCTGGGCCTGTTGGTGGTCACCCTGGGAATCTTCGCCGCCGCCCTGTTCTATGGCGACGCCGTCATCACCCCGGCCATTTCCATTCTATCGGCGGTGGAAGGCTTGCAGGTGGTCGCCCCGGCCATGCAGCACTACATCATCCCCGCCACCTTGGCCATCGTCGTCGTCCTGTTCCTGATCCAACGCCACGGCACCGATGCGGTCGGCAAGGTGTTCGGTCCGGTGATGCTGTTGTGGTTCACCGTCCTGGCCGTCACCGGCATCCGCAATATCGGCCTGACGCCGGAAGTATTGAAAGCCTTGTCCCCCCATTGGGCCATTCTCTTCATTGCCAATGACGGTTGGACCGGCTTTCTCGCCCTGGGATCGGTGGTGCTGGCGGTTACCGGGGCCGAGGCGCTTTATGCCGACATGGGCCATTTTGGCAAAATCCCCATTCGACTGGCCTGGTATCTGGTCGCCTTGCCGGCCCTGCTGCTGCAATATTTCGGCCAAGGGGCCTTGTTGCTGGCCCGCCCCGAAGCCATCGAAAACCCGCTGTTCAACATGGCCCCCGGCTGGGCCGGCCTGCCTTTGCTGCTGTTGGCCACCTGTGCCACCGTCATCGCCAGTCAGGCGGTGATCTCGGGGGCGTTTTCGGTGACCCGCCAAGCCATTCAGCTCGGCTATCTGCCGCGCATGACCATCATCCATACCTCGGCCCAGGAAATCGGTCAGGTGTATCTGCCGGTGATGAACTGGATGCTGCTGGTGGTGGTCATCGGTCTGGTCATCGGCTTCAAGACCTCGTCCAATCTGGCCGCCGCTTACGGCATCGCCGTCACCGGCACCATGATCATCACCACCGCCCTGGCCGGCATCGTCATGGTGCTGAATTGGGGCTGGCGGATACGCCGGGTGCTGGTCCTGATGGGGGTGTTCATGGTACTGGAAATGGCCTTTTTCCTGGCTAATTCCACCAAAATTCCCGATGGCGGCTGGTTCCCACTGGCGATCGGTATCGTCATCTTCGTCCTGCTGACCACCTGGAAGCAGGGGCGCACCCTGTTGATGGCCAAACTCTCCACCGAGGCCATGCCGGTCGAGGATTTCGTCGCCGCCCTATCCGACCGTGTCGTCCGCGTGCCCGGCACCGCCATCTTCCTGACCGGCACGCGTGAAGGCGTGCCGCTGGCCCTGCTGCACAACATGAAACACAACAAGGTGCTGCATGAACGGGTCATCCTGATGACCGTCAGCGTCGAGGAGGTGCCGGTGGTGGCGGAAGACCGTCGCTTGGAATCCATGGTGATCTCGCCGGGTATCCAGCGACTGATCCTGCGTTTTGGTTTCATGGAGGATTTGAACATCCCCAAGACCCTGGCCCATGCCCGCACCGACCAATTGGGCTTTTTCTACGAGCCCATGTCCATTTCCTATTTCCTGTCGCGGGAAACCATCATCCCCTCTGTCACCCCCGGCATGGCGCCATGGCGCGAGGAAATCTTCGCCTGGATGTCGCGCTCGGCCACCAACGCCATGGACTTCTTCCACCTGCCCAGTAACCGGGTGGTGGAATTAGGGGCGCAGGTGGAGATTTAA
- a CDS encoding ATP synthase subunit B, membrane-bound, F0 sector — protein MISVAYAADAAHHAVPFYADAAFWVGVAFFLVAGLAFKPVIRALGAGLDARAAKIKARLDEAARLREEAQEMLATYQRKQRDAMKEAEEIIAHAKAEAERLAQQAAKDLDASLKRREAQAMDRIAQAEAAALREVQNVAVEVAISAARDVLASSISADQAAKLVDKAIAELPQKLH, from the coding sequence ATGATCTCCGTCGCTTATGCTGCCGACGCCGCGCATCATGCCGTGCCGTTCTATGCCGATGCCGCCTTCTGGGTTGGTGTTGCCTTCTTCCTGGTCGCCGGTCTGGCTTTCAAGCCGGTGATCCGCGCCCTGGGCGCTGGTCTGGATGCCCGCGCCGCCAAGATCAAGGCTCGCCTTGACGAGGCTGCCCGCTTGCGTGAGGAGGCCCAGGAAATGCTGGCCACCTATCAGCGCAAGCAGCGCGATGCCATGAAGGAAGCCGAGGAAATCATCGCCCACGCCAAGGCCGAGGCCGAGCGTCTGGCGCAACAGGCCGCCAAGGACCTGGATGCCAGCCTCAAGCGCCGCGAAGCCCAGGCCATGGACCGTATTGCCCAGGCGGAAGCCGCGGCATTGCGTGAAGTGCAGAACGTGGCGGTGGAAGTGGCCATCAGCGCCGCTCGTGACGTCCTGGCTTCGTCCATCAGTGCCGATCAGGCTGCCAAGCTGGTGGACAAGGCTATTGCCGAATTGCCGCAGAAGCTGCACTAA